Genomic window (Ctenopharyngodon idella isolate HZGC_01 chromosome 20, HZGC01, whole genome shotgun sequence):
CTTGCCCTCCGGCCCTCCGCCTCTATGGCTCTGGCTAGCTCCGCCCTCCCTCAGCCTCCGCCTCCGCCCCGCCCTCGCCCTTGGTCACTCCAGCTTCACCTCAGTTCTCCGGATCCCTGCATCCATCTCTCGGGGTCGTCGCTGCGGCTCCTTCGCGGCCGTCTGGGTCTCCTGCATCACTCCTCTCCATCAGCACTCCATCTGCGTCGTGGGTTCCACCTCCTTCGTCTCTGTCACCCTTGCTCGTCCCCAAGGTGGCGCTGAAGCCTTCACCACCATGGCTTCTCCCTCCAGCGCCGTCACTGTGGTCCACCATCCTGGCTGTGGCCTGGGTCACCATCTGGCACTTCCTACTCAATGCTCCTCCCTGGCTCCAACCTATGTCTTCACCAACCTGGATTCCTCTGTTCCGCCTCCTCCTGGTCGGACCTCCACCTCCGGAACCGCCTCCTGCATCATCTGTTTCACCATCTCTTCATCCTCCTCACCTCCTCTCTACGGCGtaaggacgcgccttccgggaGGGGGCGTTCTGTCACACCCTCACAccacatggactttcagtttgtttgttttcatcacatgtgctcctttgttctgttttcccgccacaatcagtcaccatggacactgcactaatcatcacagctgtttatCATTTTAGTTAATCATCTGTGTATATAAGTTCAGTTCAGTTGATGTGTctttgtccggtctcgtttcaGTTAAGTGTGCTTGTAGCTCTACCTGTTTGGATTATATTAAACCTTGTATTGGaactttattcatctttgtctTCAACCCGCCTGCCTGCCTACGCACACGTTACAATAAAAATGGCATGCCTCtattttaacaaatttaaaaGCACTCGTTGAGAGTTTGTCATATTCCTTACATTCACTGTAATGCCAAGTTTCTGAGCTTCAGGTTTAAGAGGTTAATTTGAAATACTCAGAACTGGAGTAGAGCAAAGTCCAAATTAAAGGTAGGTGAGAGTGTTAATTTGCATTTCATAGGAGTAAATCAAACATGGAATGTTACTTCAAAACTGACTTAAACTGATATAACATCACAATTGTTTATACAGTTGTATTGctgttataaaattattttttgttctgcCAATTCATTTTCAtctaaatttactttttttcttaatccattaaaatttacttaaaattctTGTTGTTAACTGTTCATACAGTATTAAACCTTTGTggatgtaatattataaaatgtgttttctgtggGGTGGGGGATGGGGGGTGCTGGATGAAATAGTTAATCTGTTGCTTGTAACAGTGTTAGTGTGGATTAGGACATGTATCTACAGGATCAGATGGGGACACAGTGATGGCGTGCTGGAGGCTCTGCTTGCTCCATTAAAATGCATCATTCTAGATTTCTGTAAAATGGccatttgaagaaaaaaatacttccaTAAACTTACCAAATTTGCTTGGCTTTCTCTCTTTTGCACACTTTAATCTTCTCATCATACTTGCAACCTCATTTGAGGATTTGTTTGGGGAAAAATCAGGGCATTTGCAGGAAGATATTATGTTTTGGTTGTTAGATATGAAGGTAAAtactatttaatttattatatttgtattgttttttctttttgtgaaatTAACTGGAGTACTGGTGATTAGTGGTTAGGTTTCTTTTCAAAAGTATTACTCAAAAACTTATCAGtcagtattttaaaaattatatatcagACTTAAAATGTTCCCACTGAACATAACagaagattttttcttttttagataTGTCATTTTATTGTACTAATGTGTTTTATAAGTATAGTTTCCAAGAACATGCTAATTTCAAAATCCACTGAGAAATtcttgtgtgtgcatgtgtgtgtacttgtttAACCTACATTGTGAGGACCAAATGCCCCCACAAGGATAGTTAAACCTGAGAGCacctacattgtggggaccagCCAGCAGTCGCCATGAGGGAAATGcattaataaacatactaaatgatgtttatatttgacaatgtaaaaatgcagaaagttttctgtgatgcataggtttaggggtagggttagtgtagggggatagaatatacagtttgaacagtataaaaatcattacgtctatggagagtccccacgACAATAGCGAAtcttactgtgtgtgtgtgtgtgtgtgtgtgtgtgtgtgtgtgtgtgtgtgtgtgtgtgtggagagatTACACATCTCACTGTATTACTCCCAGTGTCTAAATCAGATTTACTCAGGCATTATTACCACATTGATTCCTCAACGAGACATTATTAGGAACCTCAGATTAACAACTTCAGCCCCCCAGGATCATTAAAAGTGCTAGTTTGGCAATTTTTGGACCACCAGTAAACCTCCACAATTACATAGTGCTTAACACACCAagccacaaaaacaaaagctttGTTATGCACAagacaaatgtattattatgaatttcATGATTCCTAATGTAATCACCATTGTAATTTTGAATCCTAAAACGATCAAATGAGAATCAACTATTTATCAAATAGATCCTATAATAAATTATGTGAGAATTTTCaagactattattattattatttaaattctaCTCATAAagtctgtttaataaaaaaatgtttataggATTTTCTTTGGGTATTGTTCTAAAAGACCTACAGTGGTTTATGTTAGAATATAAAGAAAATCCCATTTCTTTGggattttttcaaaattatgtttGCAATTTCGATAGAAAGGATTTCTTGACTACATACAATATGAATTTGGTTCATTAATTGTTTCAGGTCATCAAGACACAAACTTCTGATAGTAAGTACTGTAGTTATAGATGCTTGTaccattattacattttaaaagaacgCAAAGACACTGTGtagtactattatagtttttccATTCTTTTACTGTTTCTTACTAGCATTATATTTGTACGACCAATATATTGAAGAGTCAGAGGTGATGTTTCAGTCAGTGCACTAGATGGCAGCATGTAATGACTCTCTGACTAGTGAGAACCATTTGAGCTCATCGCTTATAATCAGGCCTGTTTCTGCCTGTTTTCTCTatgaatattataataaaaactgGTCTGCTATTGGTCATGTCagacatatatatatcatttatcaGACATATAttagccatatatatatatatatatatatatacaggtgtgATGAGTCATGTGGTTAAACAAGAACACCTGTAAATTCATGTTCATGTATACATTTTCACtgtcttttagttttacatgtacaggaattttatttttgggttttGGACGTCGACTTTTTTAAGGCCTAAGATAATGGATTTGTAACAGTCCTTACCTATTTGGCtgaaaaaatcctttttttctATTGTTAGTTTTATAATTGTGTTTTGAACAGCTTATTTTAGAACTTTAATGGAGAAATCAACCTAGATTTTACTAAGTGTGCCCCTCATTTGACAGTTTACCATTTTCAGAATAAGTTGATTGGTGGAAAaatgacagagagaaagaaagagagagacggGATGGAGGGGGATTTGGAGTGGGGGTCAGAGGGGGGAGGGCTGGGCTACTGTTAGTGACAATCAGCTCCAAAGTggctctcacacactcacaccaaaCACAAGCTCTCACActgacacatacacactcatggcaggaatcaatcagtcagtcattACCTCAGGATGTGTGTGAGCTGTCCACATGAACACACGGTAAGAACATATGGACTTTTAACACatttctttctctgtctctctaaaTTTGTGCTAGTTTTATCCTTATACTCTTTTTTCATGTCGTTCTCATTCTTTTATTCCACTCTCAAATCCTCTTTTCCCACTTTATCTTGTCTTATATTGCTATAAAAGTAAAGAACATGTGAAACCACTTGAAGGAAAATCATTCTCTTAGCAGCGATCCAcagtaattatttaaataatgattgtaggaaactttaaaaatggttttaaaagttTGACCGTCACAGGACTGTTGTAATGTTGTAATTAACATTAGCATTGCACATGAATGTTCAGTTAATAATTAAAAGGAATATTTATTTCTTCATattattgtttgtaaatttttaatagttaataacTAGTCTCTTAATACAAGTATGTCTTGCTCAATATGAagtgaaaataactttttttaaataacttcaGTACATGTTAATTTCAACGTACTGTATAAAAGGTCagataataaaatatagaaTCTGCATAATCTCAAGATGTTTCAGTACAAAAATGTTACTATTGTATCTTCATATTTGTAGATTTTTAGTAAATATAGTTTATGGTCTAATCATTTAAGCGTGTCTTTTTGCGCGTTActgtattaaaacaaaaaaatataagctgtacatttaaatttttgtacatttgaacATGTCGAAtgtcagtttttaaaaatgatgccttagttttcagtttttagcaCAAAATGCTTTGAATGGTTCTTTTCTCTATGATAAGATGTTTAGTTGTCTGTGTAATGAAAGTACTTTGATCTATATTTTATGAGTCCTCACAAATTCACTATTGTTGTACAGCTGTAAATTATAACACTTATGTTAAGGAGCAGCCGTTCTGTGGAATGACTAGATTGATGGATTAAGATAATGGGATTGGATTTAGGCCTTTCCTCTATTAATCTGAAACTGTTTGCAACCCACACATCAACATGATTCATAATTAGCCAATAAATGAAGAGCCATTTATCACAAAGGTTCTGAAATGTTTcataaaaactgttttaaaccCAGATGGTGATAATTAATGTcttacattatattacattttattctatAACAAAGGTGTCACTATCAGCTTTTATTGTAATATCAAGCCAGTTTTGGGAATCATCTTGTCTCATGTGAATCTTGAATCTCATGTGTATAATATCTTACCAGCACATCAACCATAAGTATGTTAGTCAGAACCTCTTAATGTAGTAGAACTATTATTTAGTCACATATTAACATACAGTACCTGCACTATATGGAGTTGAAATGAAAAGCTCTAAAGTGACTTTGACTTTTTGATCTTGACCTTCTTTAATTCTGATCCCCAATAACAATCTGCATAAACTCAAGACAGTAACAAATACAaaggatgttaaaataaatacttcACAATTGACATAATTTGACAGTTAAGCAAAATGCAAATGGCCCACaatcttaatggtcctaaaaaaaaaaaaaaaaaaaaaaaaaaagattttcggGAATGTTGTGGTGAATGATCTGAACATCTTTTTGAAAAGCTTTATCAATTTCACCCAAACAgtctgtatgttttattttaggcCGTAACTTAGTATGATTTGCTGTATTGATGAAGAAGACTGTGGCTGTCCACTTACTATTTTCTCTCCTTTTTTCCATCTGCCAGTTTCAGATGATAAAACGGGAAGCCTTCGATTCAAAGaaacaataatttaaacaatttggCACATTATTGTTTCTTTCTCTGTTGTTGTGCACCTTTAAAACTGAAAGACAACAACAATTTCCTGTTGATACAGTGATGTCTTCGTCTCTGCCACTGCCCTCTCTGCCCCCGAGCCCCCTGGCCATGGAGTATCTCAATGACTTTGACCTCCTCAAGTTTGAAGTGAAGCCTGACACACCTCCGCCTCCTCCGACCTGCCTATACCCCAAACCAGGCGTCCATCAGGAGACAATAGGTTCTCCATATGCTCCTTGCCCTCCTCCTGACTCCAGCCTCAGCTCCAGTCCCTACACCTCACTTCCTCCATCACCCACGCTCAGTGATGGACACCCACCACCATCTgcatcctcctcttcctcctctatCTCTTTCCCGCTGTCCATCTCCACTGGATACATATCAGGCCAGAGCTCCGGCTCTCAAGGGAACCTGGACGGGAGCCCAGCCGCTGGAGGCCCCGCACCATGTTCAAACCCCACCTCCTTGGAGGATCTGCTCTGGTTGGCTGCACTGCAGCAGCAGTTCGGTGGGGAGCCCGGAGGTGCCGCGTCTCTGTTGGGAGCTCTTGGAGGAGTGCCAGAGCGAGGGGACCGAGATCGAGGAGGGTTTCTGGGATGTGAGGATGCAGTAGAGGCCTTGCTAAActccgctgctgctgctgtgaaTTCACAGGTATGATCTGAGATATTTGGACCAtgaatttgtttgtgtgttaggccgaagcatgtgaacacaaacaCTTTGAAGCTCAATTTCTCAgagttaaaattatttttgagcCAGACTTCTTACTCTGTCATGgagaataaaaaaatgaagagaATCATGCAGAGGAAGTTAGGTCAAGATCAAGACttactttcaaatgcccaggtTTCTCTATTGCCCCCCTTGAGTACAGTGGAAGAGCTATGGAAGACCACACATTTAGTAGGCTATGTACCACATGGCAACATGTTAGCAAGGCATTTACATAAGGCAGGGGTTTCAAGCCCTACTCCTGGAGGTCAACCTTCCTTCAGTGTTCAGTTCCAGCCCTGCTCTAACACACCTGCCTTTAATTTTtaagtaatcctgaagaccttgattagctggttcaagtGTGCTTGTTTTGTTGGAGCTAACTCTACAACCCTGCTGCTGGAGAACTACCCTCCCATAGACTTCAACACACCTACTTGTAATTCAAGCAACCCGAACACCATGATTAGCTGGgtcaggtgtgtttggggttggagctgaactctacaGGGCAGTAGCTCCCCAGGAGCACAGTTGGAGACCCCTGTTTACAGGAAGGTGGCCCCTATTTTGAATGACTTCTTTATCTCACACACCCAATGACCTGAgttaggtgtgtttgattagggaaaCATACAAAACATGCAGGACTCCAGGAACAGAGTTTTTGCAGGATGTTTTTGCGTTCAGAAAACAGCTAGATAGAGCTCAAAGGAATGTAACTGACATGCCATCTTATCCTGGCGCCCTGCATAAATGGCCTTTTAAGGTTGGGTGTTTGTTCAAATGGGGCATTTTCATTGTAATCCATTTGTAATGTGCTCTTTGTAATCTCTTTGTATTTCATCTGGTCTTTCACTCAGTTCCCAGTTTTGTCTCAGAGTTCGAGCAGCAGTCATATGGGTGACTCCAGCAGTGACAGCGGTGCTGATGTCGTTCTTAACAAGCCGTCGGACATGTGTCACCGCCCTATACTGGTCGTTTCTTCCACCCCTCCATCTCTTTCCAATGTCAACACATCGACCAGTCCCTACTCACAACCCCTCAGTCCACAGAGCCGCCTCCATCACCCACACCATCCAATGCAAGgccattatcatcatcatcaccatcatcatcatctgcaAGTCACTCAGGTACTTGCAGTCACAAATTTATCCTCCTAAAACTGTTGTCAACGCTATTACATACATCTGATACAAAACAATTATCAGACTTTTTCAGTGGCCAAAAGTATTTTCTTCATAGACTCAGTAGGAGTTTTAGGTCTGTCTCTTTTTAATGTATCATCTTATCAGCAAACACCACTGCTACAGCATATGAATGCTAATAGCTAATGCCACTTCCCCAttatatatgttaaatatttaactaaCATTACATAAAGAAATCACTGTAA
Coding sequences:
- the nrl gene encoding neural retina-specific leucine zipper protein, which produces MSSSLPLPSLPPSPLAMEYLNDFDLLKFEVKPDTPPPPPTCLYPKPGVHQETIGSPYAPCPPPDSSLSSSPYTSLPPSPTLSDGHPPPSASSSSSSISFPLSISTGYISGQSSGSQGNLDGSPAAGGPAPCSNPTSLEDLLWLAALQQQFGGEPGGAASLLGALGGVPERGDRDRGGFLGCEDAVEALLNSAAAAVNSQFPVLSQSSSSSHMGDSSSDSGADVVLNKPSDMCHRPILVVSSTPPSLSNVNTSTSPYSQPLSPQSRLHHPHHPMQGHYHHHHHHHHLQVTQCGVDERFSDEQLVSLSVRELNRHLRGVSKDEVVRLKQKRRTLKNRGYAQSCRYKRLQHRHALESEKHILTQQLEQLQCELSRVLRERDSYKARYEKLISSNETQPSHPNTSPSPTPPDYFL